A single genomic interval of Rosistilla ulvae harbors:
- a CDS encoding DUF2293 domain-containing protein has protein sequence MFSPGPRPDTVRTPDGTIMSAPEGWELLPPGDAGLTRRVKAAGTHWVVQEKKGRKMFSRGVWAPAATIARIRADLVAERSTDAYAKRQASSARRREKVQTEYVEDFFAAVVEFLNFHDRHATLADRFAKAVTDHATPVGSGTVARTQRIPVQQRAQAAVIAWMRHQTTAYDSMKIPREKGKRREVRRMLAARSNELLAQYRRGDSPSPHCPLFKSLTNPPAA, from the coding sequence ATGTTTAGCCCCGGTCCCCGCCCCGATACGGTTCGCACGCCCGATGGCACGATAATGTCGGCCCCCGAGGGCTGGGAACTGTTGCCGCCGGGCGATGCGGGGCTGACCCGCCGTGTCAAAGCTGCCGGAACCCACTGGGTTGTCCAAGAGAAGAAGGGGCGAAAAATGTTCTCCCGCGGCGTCTGGGCTCCCGCCGCAACGATCGCGCGGATTCGGGCCGACCTTGTCGCCGAACGATCGACCGACGCCTATGCCAAACGGCAAGCGTCGAGCGCTCGCCGCCGGGAGAAAGTGCAGACCGAATACGTCGAAGATTTTTTTGCTGCCGTCGTCGAGTTCTTGAACTTTCATGATCGCCACGCAACGCTAGCCGATCGGTTTGCCAAAGCGGTCACCGACCATGCGACTCCCGTCGGCAGCGGCACCGTCGCGCGGACCCAGCGGATTCCGGTGCAGCAGCGCGCCCAAGCCGCCGTGATCGCTTGGATGCGGCACCAAACGACAGCTTACGATTCGATGAAGATCCCTCGAGAAAAGGGGAAGCGGCGCGAGGTCCGGCGGATGCTAGCAGCGAGGTCCAACGAACTGCTCGCCCAATACCGCCGCGGCGATTCCCCATCCCCTCATTGTCCGTTGTTCAAATCGCTTACCAACCCTCCCGCCGCCTGA
- a CDS encoding ParA family protein translates to MRTIAIINQKGGVGKTTTAVNLSAALAEAGNRVCVVDLDPQAHASLHLGISVLDGNPSTYEVLCGEISLAHARQWVSPNLAVVPAHLDLAAAEMELSGEVGREMILRDKVAEDDEQFDYMILDCPPSLGVLTLNALVAVEEVFLPLQPHFLALHGLSKLLRTVEIVSMRLNESLRMSGVVLCMYDSTTRLAAEVSSDVEQFFNSSQGGRHILDGAKFFDTRIRRNIRLAEAPSFGQSILQYASASNGAEDYRSLAGEVQAQIARATAAA, encoded by the coding sequence AAGACAACCACCGCGGTCAATCTGTCCGCTGCCTTGGCCGAAGCGGGCAACCGCGTTTGTGTTGTCGACCTGGACCCGCAAGCCCACGCATCGCTGCACTTGGGAATTTCGGTTCTCGATGGCAACCCAAGCACCTACGAAGTCCTTTGCGGCGAGATCAGCCTGGCGCACGCACGGCAATGGGTCAGCCCTAATCTGGCCGTTGTTCCGGCGCACCTCGATCTGGCCGCTGCCGAAATGGAATTGTCGGGCGAAGTCGGTCGCGAGATGATTTTGCGCGACAAGGTCGCCGAAGACGACGAACAATTTGATTACATGATCCTCGACTGCCCGCCATCGCTGGGCGTCCTGACGCTCAACGCCCTGGTCGCGGTCGAAGAGGTCTTCCTGCCGCTGCAACCTCACTTCCTGGCGTTGCACGGACTCAGCAAACTGTTGCGAACTGTCGAGATCGTTTCGATGCGGTTGAACGAATCGCTGCGGATGAGCGGCGTGGTGCTGTGCATGTACGATTCGACCACGCGACTGGCGGCGGAAGTTTCCAGCGACGTCGAACAGTTCTTTAACAGCTCCCAAGGTGGACGCCACATTCTCGATGGCGCCAAGTTCTTCGACACGCGAATTCGCCGCAACATTCGTTTGGCCGAAGCTCCCAGCTTTGGACAATCGATCTTGCAATACGCTTCGGCTTCCAACGGTGCCGAAGACTACCGATCGCTGGCGGGTGAAGTCCAAGCACAGATCGCCCGCGCCACCGCGGCAGCCTAA
- a CDS encoding 3-keto-disaccharide hydrolase: MNQTILCSVALAASIAPLASADEYLNGIKWQPPAVVTPGEENKPPSDAIVLFDGTDLSAWKGTDNWKIVDGAAVSGKGDIRTKEAFGDCQVHIEWSAPTPATGRGQGRGNSGLFLMDTYELQILDSYDNETYHDGQAGAIYKQTPPQVNATRPPGQWNVYDVIWTAPRFNEDGSLKSPAYITALHNGVVIQNHYELKGDTPYHRPAEYKQHADRLPIRLQDHGNPVRFRNIWVRELQPAQGEQVREPYLKDGKGNEKPLEK, encoded by the coding sequence ATGAATCAAACCATCCTTTGCAGCGTCGCCCTGGCTGCATCGATCGCACCGTTGGCGTCGGCCGACGAATACCTCAATGGCATCAAGTGGCAGCCGCCAGCTGTCGTGACTCCAGGCGAAGAGAACAAACCGCCATCGGATGCGATCGTGTTGTTCGATGGTACCGATCTGTCGGCTTGGAAGGGGACCGACAATTGGAAGATCGTCGACGGCGCGGCCGTCTCGGGCAAGGGGGACATTCGAACCAAGGAAGCGTTTGGCGATTGCCAGGTGCATATCGAATGGTCCGCCCCAACGCCGGCTACCGGCCGCGGTCAGGGCCGCGGCAACAGCGGGCTGTTTTTAATGGACACCTACGAATTGCAGATCCTTGATTCGTACGACAACGAAACCTACCACGATGGCCAAGCCGGGGCGATCTACAAACAGACGCCGCCGCAAGTCAACGCGACTCGGCCGCCCGGGCAATGGAACGTCTACGACGTGATCTGGACAGCGCCACGGTTCAATGAAGATGGATCGCTGAAATCGCCAGCCTACATCACCGCGCTGCACAACGGTGTCGTGATTCAGAACCACTATGAACTGAAAGGGGACACGCCCTACCATCGTCCGGCGGAATACAAGCAGCACGCCGATCGATTGCCGATTCGTCTGCAAGACCACGGCAATCCAGTTCGCTTCCGCAACATCTGGGTTCGCGAACTGCAACCCGCTCAAGGAGAGCAGGTTCGCGAGCCGTATTTGAAAGACGGCAAGGGGAACGAGAAACCACTCGAGAAGTAG